The Megachile rotundata isolate GNS110a chromosome 4, iyMegRotu1, whole genome shotgun sequence region TGCTTCAAAACTGTGACGATTTATATCACTGCTGGTACTACCTCTTCTACGGGAACGAAATCTTCCATTACGTTCAGCTCGTTCAATATCACGGCTGCTAGGCATGTCACCTACTGTAATGCATAAATATAAACAAGAATATGATGAGTATTTTGCTTTTGTtttgataatatattaatttctcaTAAAAACATTTATCGTGTGATTTATATAAAAACTCCTACATCTTTCTGAATATTTTCACTGTAAATACATATATAGGTACATGTTTAAATAGAACAGAATATTATGTTTTTTGCATAAAATCTTATTTACAAGTACAATGATTCAattgacagtgaaataaatgtattaattaaaagtatgtaaatatttatgtgTACTTGATAAATCAAATGTAAGAATAGAAATGAATGAAGTATTACAATTTAACATATAACAGAAtttaaaatactatatattACCAGCTATTTGTAGTGCTTACCTTAGTGTAATTCagagtaaaaaattttaaaaaatattactacttctatttTCCTCTATACTTGAATACCGATCGTCATGGATATAGCGCACATATATAATACGCGCATGTAAGAAGACACACGGACATGCACATGCATAGATTAGTCGACGTAACAGTATATTCGACACAACACAATTCTTTAACAAGTGTAATGATACAGTGATTTTTAACGAACTGTCACGATTTCCagacaaaaatacaaaatttatcaaatatatatCTATGATTCGTCGATTCAAAGAACATCgtgtagaaaataatttttcattgaacCTAGCACAGCCGCCATTGTTAACGATTGGGTAGAAAGGGAGTTGCCCAGTTTTCGTAAAACAGAGTTAGTTCTTATTTTTAAAACCATTATAAGATCATGACAAATATTAATACTCACGTGCAATATGGATCTTGTGATATCACACTGAATGTTGGCTTTCTTTGCATCGAGCTGATCCAACGTAGCGATGAGTGTAATGGTTACGTTCGTTGCTCAGTAAACAATTTCAGCACATATTTCGTAGGCCAcgagtaaaatttaataaaaattaatagctATTGTAACGGTTGAATGTTCAGGcaatcatatttttataattttacaagccGATGCATCATATCTCATGAATTTTCTTTGGATTGTATTTGGCTTTCTCATAAAGGTAGCTGAAGTAAGTAGAAGCCATTAACCATTAGCACGTCATTATTGTCTGATGTAACAAGCGGCAAGTGCTGCGCTCTACCGTCTAACagtaaaatattggaaattgcGGAATAATcttgaatattattatacttgatgCAATTGGTCAATTTAAATTTACATGTATGcccatgtataaatataaatacatatatctacagttgaatatttattgcaaaatataagaatgcaaataaaatatatcatattaCTACTATCTCCATTTACTTACATTTGGGATGTCACACACtacaattaaaatatagaaaaagttTTCGCGTTTTTCTTTAACatatatacttttatattttcaaataataattgtttgcaattatttcaaaattatttgtaacCATAAAATATGCAACAATTAGTTGGCATAAATGGTTTTTTGATTAAAGGTGGTTGGTGTTCCAATaccataaaattttaaaaaaggcTAAGGTATTGAATTATATCatatcaaatatgtaaattggAACTCTTTTAatctttttcaaattctcaatttgtaaatttggaagcttaTGGATTTGAAAATGCACCAGTTAAAAACGAACAAGTAATAGGATCTCTTTCTTCAAAACTGTATCCTCATAGACTTAGCGGTTTGTTGatctataatatattttgtcTGTGATATTAATAAACGCGATAAAACCTATATTCGAACGCAACTATTATTTTTGCTGTTATTATTGGAATAGCAAAATAAATTATGGGAGAACGTTATAACATTCATAGTCAACTAGAACATTTGCAATCAAAATATATAGGCACTGGCCACGCTGACACAACCAAGTTCGAATGGCTTGTGAATCAGCATCGTGACTCTTGCAGTTCTTACATGGGACATTATGATCTATTGAATTTCTTCGCAATCGCAGAAAACGAAGCAAAAGCACGTGTTCGATTTAATCTTATGGAGAAAATGTTACAACCTTGTGGTCCGCCTCCAGAGAAACCAGAGGATTAAGCTTTGATGGGATGTGTTGTGTGctgtgaaatttattaaatttaaatcaacttgctatttttatgttatatagATAGAaacttaattacatttttacatatgcaagaaacagaataattaaattaataaaaattgataacaacCTTCATATGAATGAATTGAATTGTTTTTTAACAACATAaagtttaacaaattaaaatatgattgtgatacaataatattgtatacatattttaaatcaatatttataaagaaaaagtgaaatatataaatttaatattttacaaccaAAATGCCAGTTCAGTGTTCAATAAATTGTGGAAAAGCTGCTATTCtgaaagtaaataaaatgaGTAATTCCTTATGAtcattaatatttgtattacaGAAATATATGAAAAACATCTGACATGTTCATTTACAGAGACCCAAGACTGGACATGCCTTGTGTAAAGAATGTTTTTTCTTAgcttttgaaaatgaaattcataACACTATAGTAGAAGGCAAATTGTTTAAAGTTGGTGATAAAGTTGCTATTGGAGCATCAGGTGGAAAAGATTCTACAGTACTTGCATATGTGTTAAAAACTTTGAATGAACGTCACAAATATGGCATCGAATTGTTTCTTTTGTCAATTGATGAAGGAATCACTGGTACTATAATCAAAAGTTATAATGCATGTAATTTATGTGAATTCTTTTATAAAACATCTATATTATTTTAGGGTACAGGGATGATAGCTTAAAAACTGTTCAGCAAAATAAAGAAGATTATGGTTTACCATTGAAAATATTATCTTATAAAGAATTGTATGGATGGACAATGGATGAAATTGTAGCAGAAGTATGAATTTATCTAACACTTTTATATCAgaagtatatatatttattatttagtaattgTTTAATCTTAGATTGgaagaaaaaataattgtacattcTGTGGAGTATTTCGAAGACAAGCATTAGACAGGGGAGCTGCAATGTTGAATGTAGATTGTATTGCAACAGGTCATAATGCAGATGACATAGCAGAAACAGTTATAATGAATATCTTACGTGGTGACATTTCAAGGTTACAAAGATGTACTTCAATCATCACTGTaagattttttaaacatttcccTTTGAGCACAAAAGAAGAAACTTGTATTTCACATGCATATATTAATAGTAAATCTTGTAATTATAATGCAGGCAGGAGCAGATTGCATAAAACGTTGCAAGCCACTCAAATATGCTTATGAAAAAGAGATAGTAATGTATGCATACTTTAAACATTTAGTATATTTTTCAACAGAATGTGTATTTGCACCAAATGCATACAGAGGACATGCAAGAACATTTcttaaagatttagaaaaaATTAGACCATCATCTATATTGGACATAATTCATTCTGGTAATAAAAGTTATAATATTcttgattaaattttattaacatttgtttAACATGTAATCAATGTATGTCTTTACAGGAGAAACAATGCAAGTTAAAGATACTATTAAAATGCCTGAACGGCGAACTTGTTCACGTTGTGGATTTGTTTCAAGCCAGGAAATATGTAAAGCTTGTATCATGTTAGAAGGTTTAAACAGAGGACTACCAAAACTTGGTATTGGGAAATCGACGAAAGTGAAACGAATAATGGATTCAAATGTAAATAAAGATAAGGAAAACAGTGAAGTTAAAAGCAATGAtaaagataaattaaaaaatatagaattttgatatttttcgtatttaaatatattaatgtaggtttaatatgtattattaaatttaaatataatatactatgataatctaataattaatcaaataaCTTCATGTACTTTGAATAactgttttattattcaaaagtaaaattttataatctcaaattacagtattttttcagtttttattcATGCcgcatttattcatttttggtTCTATAAAACATGTTGCAttgttaacaaataaatttttttaaattattttattatttttgaggTGTTAGATAATATATGCCGCAGCTTTCTGTGTAATTGGTACTCTACAAACAGGGCAATCATTAACAATATCATCAGAACAATCTTCGCATAAGCAAACATGTCCACATGGAAGAAGAATAATTTCACGTGGATTTGTGCGACAAACAACGCATAACTGATCCTCTCGAAGATCCGTATCTCTTACTCTTTGCCGTCTTTCTTTCCGAGATGCAGCAAGAGACTGTCTTAGTTCTTCTGCTATTCTTTGTTCTGATCTATCTTTCCAATAGCGTCGAAATACTATACCACCAATTAGCAATCCAATTGCACCAAACATTAAACACAATAATCtataacaaaaattgatttggAAAACCttgttatatattatactaAACATATAACTCACCTATATGTCCTTTTACGATCGTCTAATTTGCGAAGCAAAGAAGTGATGGACATGCTTGTTAAGTAAAATGGTGTGCCATTCAAAGGAGGTTGTAACACAAGCGTTTTAGATTTTCCTCTAGTTAATTCACCTATACCTGTCATAACTGCACCTTCCCTGAGTAACTCTTCAGTAGATTGCAAACCACGTTGGCGTACCCCTAACAAATCATAATTTTCCGTAGATATATATAAGTAGCATATTGATAGGAAGATATGGAATAATTATTCTACACCTGTAAAAAAACCCCATAAGTGGTCTGCAAATGATGGTACTGTTGGTTCAAAGGTATCAGACACCACATCCATATCTAAAATATCTGCTAACAATGGTTCTATTACTTCTACAGCATGAGTGCCTCGTTGTAAAACAAATGGTACAGTATTATATACTTTATGAACAGTTCTCTCCTGGTCTGACCTAAGTATCAATAAATGATAATACTACTTATGCTTTTACTGGGTctataattaaaagaaatgtaattttacCAAAAACCAGCGGTTGTTCTAGCCACAACATGttctttaattttaagtttctgTACAACTCctgtcaattttttattattaatgctACTTAATGGTTTTCCTAAAGGTTTCACAATACCCCTAATGGCTATATAGCCTATTTTATTATTAGGGCTTTTTTCGATAAGCTCTCCCAATTGTGGACCAACTTCGTGAAATTCGGCTTCCTGCGGAAAGACTGAACgttttgaagtatttttaaacattaaattcATTGTTATAAACAATGATTAAGTTCATCATGCAAAATTGCACAGGTGTTAAGGTTAGGTATGAAATAAATGTACCGATATGCAATAAAAAACGTTTATTTACCTGTACTGCAGTAATtgcatttttacaataaaaatattgcttCAAACAAACACCAAAAATGATAGTGTCAATACCTAAGGCAATTATTTCACCTAAATATTCCATGACTaggttataattttaaatttaatgtgaAATTGCTGTccattgttaatatttatattgattGTTACGTAATccgtttaatttcattttgatagaatatttgaaaacttcatacatagaattttcataaataataaaaaattaaattgcacaTGTATCTGATGACCAATGTAAGACAGGACAAATTGTAATTGCCTATAtatacatttcatttttttaagttGGTGAACCTGAAATCGCATTTGTTCTTCCGccataattaaaattgtgtttTGGCATTTGCACATCGTAACTGTCGTTTACAAATTTGTTCTTATTGTTTTTTCAAGTGTTACTCAACATATTGTCATATTAAGAAGCTACGAGAAGCATTTGACTAAATCAAGTGAGtttcttttgaatttttaaataaataacacatatttttatgagaaaagaaattttattgataacaTAGAGGTGATCAAACCGGTATAAACAGTatgtataaaagtataaaaaataaatagcgAGGGCGTTGCAATTCCTGCAAGTCTTAATGAGAGCGAATTTATCGTAATGCGTTTCA contains the following coding sequences:
- the Sf3b5 gene encoding splicing factor 3B subunit 5; protein product: MGERYNIHSQLEHLQSKYIGTGHADTTKFEWLVNQHRDSCSSYMGHYDLLNFFAIAENEAKARVRFNLMEKMLQPCGPPPEKPED
- the Ctu1 gene encoding cytosolic thiouridylase subunit 1 yields the protein MPVQCSINCGKAAILKRPKTGHALCKECFFLAFENEIHNTIVEGKLFKVGDKVAIGASGGKDSTVLAYVLKTLNERHKYGIELFLLSIDEGITGYRDDSLKTVQQNKEDYGLPLKILSYKELYGWTMDEIVAEIGRKNNCTFCGVFRRQALDRGAAMLNVDCIATGHNADDIAETVIMNILRGDISRLQRCTSIITAGADCIKRCKPLKYAYEKEIVMYAYFKHLVYFSTECVFAPNAYRGHARTFLKDLEKIRPSSILDIIHSGETMQVKDTIKMPERRTCSRCGFVSSQEICKACIMLEGLNRGLPKLGIGKSTKVKRIMDSNVNKDKENSEVKSNDKDKLKNIEF
- the Mul1 gene encoding mitochondrial E3 ubiquitin protein ligase 1; protein product: MEYLGEIIALGIDTIIFGVCLKQYFYCKNAITAVQEAEFHEVGPQLGELIEKSPNNKIGYIAIRGIVKPLGKPLSSINNKKLTGVVQKLKIKEHVVARTTAGFWSDQERTVHKVYNTVPFVLQRGTHAVEVIEPLLADILDMDVVSDTFEPTVPSFADHLWGFFTGVRQRGLQSTEELLREGAVMTGIGELTRGKSKTLVLQPPLNGTPFYLTSMSITSLLRKLDDRKRTYRLLCLMFGAIGLLIGGIVFRRYWKDRSEQRIAEELRQSLAASRKERRQRVRDTDLREDQLCVVCRTNPREIILLPCGHVCLCEDCSDDIVNDCPVCRVPITQKAAAYII